ATTTCGCCACCATCAAGCGCGTCGTCATTTCCACCTATCAGTCGGTATCCGGCGCCGGCAAGGAAGGCATGGATGAGCTGTTCACCCAGACCCGCGCCGTCTTCGTCGCCGATCCGGTCGAATCCAAGAAGTTCACCAAGCGGATCGCCTTCAACGTCATCCCCCATATCGATAGTTTTATGGAAGATGGCTATACCAAGGAAGAGTGGAAGGTCCTGGCCGAAACCAAGAAGATGCTCGATCCGAAGATCCGCGTGACCTGCACAGCCGTGCGCGTTCCCGTGTTTATCGGTCATTCGGAATCGGTCAATATCGAGTTCGAGCGGGAAATTTCTCCCGACCAGGCCCGCGATATCCTGCGTGAAGCACCCGGTTGCCTGGTGATCGACAAGCACGAGAACGGCGGCTACATCACCCCCGTCGAATGCGCTGGCGAAGATGCCACCTATATTTCCCGCATCCGCGAGGACGCCACGGTTGAAAACGGCCTGAATATCTGGGTCGTTTCCGACAATCTGCGCAAGGGCGCGGCTCTCAATGCCGTTCAGATCGCGGAATTGCTGGTCAATCGCGGTTTGATCAAGCCAAAGGCCCTGGCAGCCTGAAGACGGGATTTCGGCAACGGCTGGACGCAATCGCGCTCAGCCGTTTTGCCTTGCCCGACTTGAATGCAGATAAGCCGGATGCAGCCGAAAGGCGGCTGCCCCCCTTCCCTTTTCCAGACGAGGTATCGATGCGAACCAGGACGTTTTTTGCCATAGCTTTCACGGCTCTCGCCACACTGGCGACAGCACAGGCTGCAAATGCCGCCCAATGCGGCAATACGTCCGCCGGTTTCGAGCAATGGGTGGAAGGCTTCAAGCGGGAAGCCGTGGGCCGTGGCATCAGCCAATCGGTTCTCGACCGCTCTTTTGCCAATGTTCGTTACAATGTCCCGACCATCCGGGCCGATCGCGGCCAGAAGAGCTTCAAGCTCTCCTTCGATGAATTCATGAAAAAGCGCGGTGGGCAAACCATCATCAGCCGCGGCAAGTCGATGAAAAGAGCAAATGCCCCGCTTTTCGCCAGCATCGAGCGGCGTTTCGGCGTACCGGCTGGCCCTATCATCGCCATCTGGGGCATGGAAACCGGGTTTGGCAGCTACATGGGCAATGAACACACGCTGTCCGCTGTCTCGACCCTCACCTACGATTGTCGCCGCAGCGATTATTTCCGTGAGCAGCTTTACGCCGCCTTGAAACTGGTGGCCGATGGCGATCTGGACGTAAACTCCCGTGGTGCCGCCCATGGCGAAATCGGCCAGACGCAGTTCCTGCCGAAAAATGTCACGCTCTATGGCGTCGATGGCGACGGTGACCGCCATATCGACCTCATCCATTCCCGCGCCGACGCCCTGTCGTCCACGGCCAATTTCCTGAAGGGTCATGGCTGGCAGCCCGGCCTTGGTTATCAGCCGGGCGAGCCGAATTTCTCCGCCATCGGCGGCTGGAATGCGGCCACGGTCTACCAGCAGGCGATTGCCTATATCGGCAAGCAGATCGACGCTCCCTGAGACCTACAGCACCGTAGAGAAAACCGGCATGGTTTTCGCTTCGTTTCTATAGATGAGAACAATCCATGAATGAAGGGCGGCGCATTGGAAAATGCACCGCCTTTTTGTTTGGAAGTGTACTCATTTGACATTACCTTATTGGTTGTAATTTCAGTTATTACGTGCATTAATGCCCTCTAAATTTCAAATTTAGGTTGATATGATCGAGGGGGGCTTCGTGAAAAATATCAAAGTCGCAGCATCGTTAGTCGCAACACTCTGTCTTGTCGCTGGCTCGGCCAGCGCCCAGAGCCTTGTCTATACGGATCAGGGCAGCAATTGGTCCGCGATGGACCGAGCGATCTATTACACCCAGGACCAGGGATCGCGCCTGATGCCGCTTTCCTGGATGCAGGCACTCACCTTACCGGATGGCACACCGTTTCTCGCCGACAATCTGACGCGATATGGCTATCTGACAATGGATGGCCCGAACAACGGGCTTCCGGTTGGTTTTACCGTGACGGGCCCGGATTCCCGCAAGGAGGTGGGCATGACTTGCGCCGCCTGCCACACGCGGGAAATTGCCGTTTCCAACATCCGATACCGCATTGATGGCGGCCCGGCGCTCTCCGATTTCCATAGCTTCCTGCTGGATCTGGATGCATCCACCCAGAAACTCGTCGTCGATCCCGCCGCCTTTGATCGGTTTGCCA
The Allorhizobium ampelinum S4 genome window above contains:
- a CDS encoding lytic murein transglycosylase; this translates as MRTRTFFAIAFTALATLATAQAANAAQCGNTSAGFEQWVEGFKREAVGRGISQSVLDRSFANVRYNVPTIRADRGQKSFKLSFDEFMKKRGGQTIISRGKSMKRANAPLFASIERRFGVPAGPIIAIWGMETGFGSYMGNEHTLSAVSTLTYDCRRSDYFREQLYAALKLVADGDLDVNSRGAAHGEIGQTQFLPKNVTLYGVDGDGDRHIDLIHSRADALSSTANFLKGHGWQPGLGYQPGEPNFSAIGGWNAATVYQQAIAYIGKQIDAP
- a CDS encoding aspartate-semialdehyde dehydrogenase, with product MGFKVAVVGATGNVGREILNILVERGFPVSEVVALASSRSQGTEVSYGDKVLKVQNLENYNFSDTDLCLMSAGGTISQKWSPKIGAQGCVVIDNSSAWRYDSDVPLIVPEVNPDAITAFKNRNIIANPNCSTAQLVVALKPLHDFATIKRVVISTYQSVSGAGKEGMDELFTQTRAVFVADPVESKKFTKRIAFNVIPHIDSFMEDGYTKEEWKVLAETKKMLDPKIRVTCTAVRVPVFIGHSESVNIEFEREISPDQARDILREAPGCLVIDKHENGGYITPVECAGEDATYISRIREDATVENGLNIWVVSDNLRKGAALNAVQIAELLVNRGLIKPKALAA